In the Apteryx mantelli isolate bAptMan1 chromosome 1, bAptMan1.hap1, whole genome shotgun sequence genome, one interval contains:
- the TMEM168 gene encoding transmembrane protein 168, translating to MCRSLRYCVSHCLYAAMTRLEEANREVNMHSSVRYLGYLARINLLVAICMGLYVRWEKTADALILVIFILGLFVLGIASILYYYFSMEAASLSLSNLWFGFLLGLLCFLNNSAFKNDVKEEATTYLLLSAIVLRILCALVERICGCIHHRPTLLTTVEFLELVGFAIASTTMLVEKSMSIILLVMALAMLIIDLRMKSFLAIPNLAIFGALASLLFFPSLKIPTNPFALACFFSCLISDPLLDVYFSGLSVTERWKPYLYRGKICRRLSVISVGVIELIFFILAAFKLGDLDLWYFVIPGFSIFGIFWMICHVIFFITLWGFHTKLNDCHKVYYTHRAENNSLDRVMASKGMRHFCLISEQLVFFSLVATTVLGAVCWQPTNGIFMSAFLIVLPLESMAHGLFHELGNCLGGTCVGYAVVIPTNFCSPDGQPTLLPPEHVQELNLRSTGMLNAIQRFFAYHMIETYGCDYSTSGLSFDTLHSKIKSFLELRTADGPRHDTYILYYSGHSHGTGEWALAGGDALRLDTLLEWWREKNGTFCSRLIIVLDCENSQPWVKEVRKVNDQYVAVQGAEMARVVDIEEADPPQLGDFTRQWVEYNCNPDSNISWSEKGRTVKAVYGVSKHWSDYTLHLPTGSDVAKHWMIYFPRITYPLVHLANWFCGLNLFWVCKACFRCLKRLKMSWFLPMVLDTGQGFKLVKS from the exons TGGGAGAAAACTGCAGATGCACTGATTTTGGTAATATTTATCCTGGGGCTTTTTGTTCTTGGAATTGCCAGCATACTCTACTACTATTTTTCAATGGAAGCAGCAAGTTTGAGTCTCTCCAatctttggtttggttttttgcttGGCCTTCTCTGTTTTCTTAATAATTCTGCCTTCAAAAATGATGTGAAAGAAGAAGCTACTACGTATTTGCTCCTTTCTGCCATTGTTTTAAGGATATTATGTGCTTTGGTTGAGAGGATTTGTGGCTGTATCCATCATCGACCAACTCTGCTGACAACAGTTGAATTTTTGGAACTGGTTGGGTTTGCAATTGCCAGCACAACTATGCTGGTAGAAAAATCTATGAGCATTATTTTGTTAGTCATGGCTTTGGCCATGTTGATTATTGACTTACGTATGAAGTCTTTTTTGGCAATTCCAAATTTGGCAATTTTTGGAGCCCTTGCATCcttgctgttttttccttcacTGAAAATTCCCACAAACCCATTTGCCTTGGCATGTTTCTTCAGTTGCCTGATTTCAGATCCCCTTCTCGATGTTTACTTCAGTGGACTTTCAGTTACTGAACGGTGGAAACCCTACTTGTACCGTGGTAAAATTTGCAGAAGGCTTTCTGTCATCTCAGTTGGAGTCATTGAACTTATCTTTTTCATTCTTGCAGCCTTTAAACTAGGTGACTTGGATCTCTGGTATTTTGTGATACCTGGTTTTTCTATTTTTGGAATTTTTTGGATGATCTGTcatgttattttttttataaCTCTCTGGGGATTTCACACAAAACTAAATGACTGCCACAAAGTGTATTATACCCACAGAGCAGAAAACAACAGCCTCGATAGAGTTATGGCATCTAAAGGAATGCGCCACTTCTGTTTAATTTCAGAACAACTCGTATTTTTCAGCCTTGTCGCAACCACTGTTTTGGGGGCAGTATGTTGGCAG CCAACCAACGGGATCTTCATGAGTGCGTTTCTCATTGTTTTACCTCTGGAGTCCATGGCTCACGGGCTTTTCCATGAGCTGGGAAACTGCTTGGGAGGAACGTGTGTTGGGTATGCGGTTGTGATTCCCACCAACTTTTGCAG tccTGATGGCCAACCAACTCTTCTTCCACCTGAGCATGTGCAAGAGTTAAATTTGAGGTCTACAGGCATGCTCAATGCTATCCAAAGATTTTTTGCATATCACATGATTGAGACATACGGTTGTGACTACTCTACAAGTGGACTGTCCTTTGATACTCTTCACTCCAAGATCAAATCTTTCCTTGAACTTCGGACTGCAGATGGACCCAGACATGATACCTATATTTTATATTACAGTGGTCACTCACATGGCACTGGCGAATGGGCACTAGCAG GAGGTGATGCCTTACGACTTGACACACTTTTGGAGTGGTGGCGAGAAAAGAATGGCACTTTTTGTTCGCGACTCATCATCGTTTTAGACTGTGAGAACTCTCAGCCGTGGGTTAAAGAAGTAAGAAAAGTGAACGACCAGTACGTCGCTGTGCAAGGAGCAGAAATGGCTAGAGTTGTAGACATTGAGGAAGCAGATCCTCCACAGCTCGGTGATTTCACCAGGCAGTGGGTTGAATACAACTGTAACCCTGACAGTAACATCAGCTGGTCTGAAAAGGGACGTACAGTGAAAGCAGTGTATGGTGTGTCAAAACACTGGAGTGACTACACTTTGCATTTGCCAACAGGAAGCGATGTTGCCAAACACTGGATGATATACTTCCCACGTATAACCTACCCATTAGTACATTTGGCAAACTGGTTTTGTGGTCTCAATCTGTTCTGGGTCTGTAAAGCATGCTTTAGGTGCctgaaaagattaaaaatgagTTGGTTTCTTCCCATGGTGCTGGACACAGGACAAGGTTTCAAACTTGTCAAATCCTAA